One stretch of Lacrimispora sphenoides DNA includes these proteins:
- a CDS encoding TIGR01906 family membrane protein, whose amino-acid sequence MNRLLQYTAGIIFSFCLMIVLLFTSVEAAVYWVPGYFEKEYNKYQVTQAVSMTMDDLLDVTGEMMSYLRGKRDNLHVDTTMGGVEREFFNAREIAHMEDVRGLFLGALSIRRGCLMIMVLCLIVLLLLKTSFTRTFPRAVCAGTGIFFVLSAVIAYIISTDFTRYFIMFHHIFFKNDLWVLDPSTDMLINIVPEGFFRDTVVLIGFIYLFSILLILAVCLFLIGKVKRKHLAA is encoded by the coding sequence ATGAACCGTTTGCTCCAATATACTGCTGGAATCATATTTTCTTTCTGCCTTATGATCGTGCTCTTATTCACCTCGGTGGAGGCAGCCGTTTACTGGGTTCCAGGATACTTTGAAAAAGAATATAACAAATATCAAGTGACTCAGGCAGTCTCCATGACAATGGATGATCTCCTTGATGTTACCGGTGAAATGATGTCTTACCTGCGGGGAAAGAGGGACAACCTTCACGTAGATACCACCATGGGAGGCGTAGAACGGGAATTTTTTAATGCCCGTGAAATCGCCCATATGGAGGATGTCCGCGGACTGTTTTTAGGCGCTCTTTCCATACGGAGAGGCTGCCTTATGATTATGGTATTATGCCTCATCGTTCTTCTTTTATTAAAGACAAGCTTTACGCGAACCTTTCCCAGAGCCGTGTGCGCGGGAACCGGGATCTTTTTTGTCCTGTCCGCTGTCATAGCTTACATTATTTCCACAGATTTTACCAGATATTTTATCATGTTCCACCATATATTCTTTAAAAATGACCTATGGGTTCTGGATCCTTCCACCGATATGCTCATTAACATCGTTCCGGAAGGCTTCTTTCGGGACACGGTTGTTCTCATTGGCTTTATCTACCTTTTCTCTATCCTGCTTATCTTAGCTGTCTGTCTTTTTCTTATTGGTAAGGTTAAAAGAAAACATCTTGCAGCTTAA
- a CDS encoding MptD family putative ECF transporter S component, producing the protein MNAKENKEVNYILRVKDFATIGIFSAIMLVVFFAFSMITGASLFFNMILNAVCVAFILAPFYVYMCLKVHRPGVALIYNLIHALLVTLMMGPFMGPWFIIGGLLAELSMAGKGSYKSIFRISISWAITSLVRATHGMAEIRFFKQAYLASGVSQEQVAAQTRYYTSAPWVLFSCGATIVMAGAGCFLANRLMNKHFRKSGLLK; encoded by the coding sequence ATGAACGCAAAAGAGAATAAGGAAGTCAATTACATCCTGCGGGTAAAGGATTTCGCCACCATCGGAATTTTCAGTGCCATTATGCTGGTGGTATTTTTTGCCTTTTCCATGATCACCGGTGCATCGTTATTCTTCAATATGATTTTAAATGCCGTGTGCGTGGCTTTTATACTGGCACCGTTTTACGTTTACATGTGCTTAAAGGTGCATAGGCCGGGAGTGGCTCTGATCTATAACCTGATCCACGCTCTTTTGGTAACTCTTATGATGGGGCCTTTTATGGGGCCGTGGTTTATTATCGGCGGACTTCTGGCGGAGCTTTCCATGGCCGGGAAAGGCAGTTACAAAAGCATTTTCAGGATCTCCATAAGCTGGGCCATCACTTCACTGGTTCGGGCGACCCATGGAATGGCGGAGATCAGGTTCTTTAAGCAGGCCTATCTTGCCAGCGGGGTGAGCCAGGAGCAGGTCGCCGCACAGACACGGTATTATACCTCAGCGCCCTGGGTGCTGTTTAGCTGTGGGGCAACAATTGTCATGGCAGGTGCGGGCTGCTTCCTTGCCAACCGGCTGATGAACAAGCATTTCCGAAAGAGCGGTCTACTTAAATGA
- a CDS encoding helix-turn-helix domain-containing protein → MREEYVYRLNSSNSSLSGLCEAWNKVYNLYGSQMEYEIPEQAGSGRLTGFCSGRRIRVINYDINFSKPVDMTGYSGTPHLDLLFCLGEQAGWDLPESGKVFHICPGESYIGTSFETRKRSVFSPGTHMHILEIKVPLADIQNIYENIDNTRVGERSFFKEFSTGKYRLTPSVQAMIRQMSDCPYKGYLRQLYMEGKVYELIAVFFSETVLQKDNSILIPDFSKADLNCIYQAKRLLDEAPERNVSLSLLSRCVGLNEYKLKKGFKEVYGVSVHSYVIQKRLELAKAILDMEDVTVSDAAGRAGYGNVSHFAAAFRKRYGSNPGQYLRDVRD, encoded by the coding sequence GTGAGAGAAGAATATGTATACCGATTAAACAGTTCGAACAGTTCCTTGTCCGGGCTTTGTGAAGCCTGGAATAAGGTCTATAATTTGTACGGCAGCCAAATGGAATATGAGATACCGGAACAAGCAGGAAGCGGCAGGTTGACGGGCTTTTGCTCTGGCAGAAGGATCCGGGTCATTAATTACGATATTAACTTCAGTAAGCCGGTTGATATGACGGGATATTCGGGGACTCCTCATTTGGACCTTCTGTTTTGTCTTGGAGAACAGGCAGGCTGGGACCTGCCGGAAAGCGGGAAGGTCTTTCATATTTGTCCGGGGGAAAGCTATATTGGTACCAGTTTTGAAACCAGAAAAAGGAGTGTGTTTTCTCCTGGTACCCATATGCATATACTTGAAATCAAAGTTCCCTTAGCGGATATTCAGAACATTTATGAAAACATAGACAATACCAGGGTGGGTGAAAGATCCTTTTTCAAGGAATTTTCCACGGGAAAATATCGTCTTACCCCTTCTGTTCAGGCAATGATTCGTCAGATGTCAGACTGCCCTTATAAAGGATATCTGCGACAGCTCTACATGGAAGGTAAGGTTTATGAACTAATAGCCGTTTTTTTCAGCGAGACAGTGCTTCAGAAGGATAATTCCATTCTTATCCCGGATTTTTCAAAAGCAGATTTAAATTGTATCTACCAGGCAAAAAGGCTTCTTGATGAAGCACCGGAGCGTAACGTATCCCTGTCCCTTCTGTCGCGGTGTGTAGGGCTGAATGAATACAAACTGAAAAAGGGATTTAAGGAGGTGTATGGGGTTTCCGTGCATTCTTATGTGATTCAGAAGAGGCTGGAGCTTGCAAAGGCCATACTGGATATGGAAGATGTGACCGTAAGTGATGCAGCCGGACGTGCGGGTTATGGGAATGTGAGCCATTTTGCGGCGGCCTTCCGCAAAAGGTACGGTTCAAATCCCGGACAGTATTTACGGGATGTCCGGGATTGA
- a CDS encoding citrate/2-methylcitrate synthase: MMNQKEFMKNVEEWSDICLNDERIDLEAYDRYEVKRGLRDKSGDGVVAGLTKVSKILSNKTVNGEKVPCEGQLFYRGYNIHDLVNGVVREGRYGFEEIAYLLLFGDLPDESQLERFTKTLGYSRTLPTNFVRDVVMKAPSQDMMSCLARSILTLSSYDDKASDISVPNVLRQSLMLISVMPMLAVYGYHTFNHYERGGSMYIHRPDEKLSTAENILRLLRPDMKYSKVEAHVLDLALILHMEHGGGNNSTFTTHVVTSSGTDTYSVVAAALASLKGPKHGGANIKVVEMMEDLRKEVHDLKDEEEVEKYLRKLLHKEAFDRKGLIYGMGHAVYSKSDPRAEIFKGFVKQLSEEKGRLDDFNLYSMIERLAPQVIADERKIYKGVSANVDFYSGFVYSMLDIPNELFTPIFAIARIVGWSAHRIEELINMDKIIRPAYISVMQEEDYKPLEDR; this comes from the coding sequence CTGATGAACCAGAAAGAATTTATGAAAAATGTGGAAGAGTGGTCTGATATCTGTTTGAATGACGAAAGAATTGACTTGGAAGCCTACGACAGATATGAAGTAAAGCGGGGGCTTAGGGATAAAAGCGGCGATGGCGTTGTAGCAGGATTAACCAAGGTATCAAAGATTTTATCAAACAAGACCGTTAATGGAGAAAAGGTCCCATGTGAAGGCCAGCTGTTCTACCGGGGATATAATATTCATGACCTGGTAAACGGCGTCGTCAGGGAAGGGCGTTATGGTTTTGAGGAAATTGCCTACCTCCTTCTTTTTGGAGATCTGCCAGATGAAAGCCAGCTGGAGCGCTTTACCAAGACTCTGGGCTACAGCCGGACTCTGCCTACCAATTTTGTCAGAGATGTGGTCATGAAGGCGCCGAGCCAGGATATGATGTCCTGCCTTGCCAGAAGTATTCTTACTCTGTCTTCTTATGATGATAAGGCCAGTGACATATCTGTTCCCAATGTGCTTCGCCAGAGTCTGATGTTAATCAGCGTCATGCCAATGCTGGCAGTTTATGGATATCATACATTTAACCATTATGAGAGAGGGGGAAGCATGTATATCCACAGGCCGGATGAAAAGCTGTCCACGGCAGAAAATATTTTAAGGCTATTAAGGCCGGATATGAAGTATTCTAAGGTGGAAGCCCATGTTCTTGACCTGGCCCTGATCCTTCATATGGAGCATGGAGGAGGAAATAACTCCACCTTTACGACTCATGTGGTCACTTCCTCCGGTACGGACACATACAGCGTGGTTGCAGCTGCACTTGCCTCTTTAAAGGGGCCCAAGCATGGCGGTGCCAATATTAAGGTTGTGGAAATGATGGAGGATTTGAGGAAGGAAGTCCATGACTTAAAGGATGAAGAGGAAGTGGAGAAGTACTTGAGAAAGCTTCTTCATAAGGAGGCATTTGACCGGAAAGGTCTTATATATGGTATGGGACATGCGGTTTATTCCAAGTCTGATCCCCGTGCGGAAATTTTTAAAGGCTTTGTTAAGCAATTATCAGAAGAAAAAGGACGTCTGGATGACTTTAACCTCTACTCCATGATCGAACGTCTGGCCCCTCAAGTCATTGCAGATGAAAGAAAGATCTATAAGGGCGTAAGCGCGAACGTGGACTTTTACAGCGGCTTTGTGTACAGCATGTTGGATATTCCCAATGAATTATTCACCCCGATCTTTGCCATCGCAAGAATTGTAGGATGGAGCGCCCACCGGATCGAAGAGCTTATCAACATGGATAAGATCATCCGTCCGGCCTACATCAGTGTGATGCAGGAAGAGGATTATAAGCCTCTGGAAGACAGATAA
- a CDS encoding trimeric intracellular cation channel family protein, translating into MKIEFSLFFFIEVIGTIAFASSGAMVAIKKQLDLLGVIVLGVTTAVGGGMLRDIIIGNVPPALFKDPLYVLLAFITVMLLFIIVRQNQKILDGRSIETYEKVMNIFDAIGLGAFTVVGIDTAVLSGYGDYHFLIIFLGVITGVGGGILRDIMAGQTPYVLRKHIYACASIAGAILYAWLLNCIDGNIAMLIGACSVVLIRLLATHFCWDLPTATKK; encoded by the coding sequence ATGAAAATAGAATTTTCCCTGTTTTTCTTTATAGAAGTCATCGGAACCATAGCCTTTGCATCATCCGGGGCCATGGTTGCCATTAAAAAACAGCTGGATCTGCTTGGAGTCATAGTTTTAGGTGTTACCACTGCCGTAGGAGGCGGTATGCTAAGGGATATTATCATAGGAAATGTGCCTCCTGCCCTTTTTAAAGACCCACTCTATGTATTGCTGGCCTTTATAACGGTTATGCTTTTATTTATTATAGTAAGGCAGAACCAGAAAATCCTGGATGGACGCTCCATTGAAACTTATGAAAAGGTTATGAACATATTTGATGCAATCGGACTTGGTGCTTTTACCGTAGTAGGAATCGATACAGCGGTACTTTCCGGCTATGGAGATTACCATTTTCTCATCATATTTTTAGGCGTCATCACCGGAGTCGGGGGCGGCATTCTGCGGGACATTATGGCTGGCCAAACCCCCTATGTCCTTAGAAAACATATTTATGCCTGTGCTTCCATTGCAGGCGCCATCCTTTATGCCTGGCTTTTGAACTGTATCGATGGCAATATCGCCATGCTGATCGGCGCCTGCTCCGTCGTTTTGATCCGCCTACTTGCAACCCACTTTTGCTGGGACTTACCTACCGCAACAAAAAAATAA